One Methanosphaera cuniculi DNA window includes the following coding sequences:
- the dapA gene encoding 4-hydroxy-tetrahydrodipicolinate synthase codes for MSLDGTHVAMITPFDQDNNIDEEKYRNFIDFLIDHGVDGIVAAGTTGESATMSHDEHQKVIDIMVDQANGRVTTIAGAGSNATSEALGLVKYVEDAGADAALVITPYYNKPQQSGLYDHYKLLDDATNVPIIAYNVPSRTGVDLSVDTIIKLAQLDDIIAIKEANPDLNKLANVFNCLKKEEITDFTVLSGNDSLTLPMIAQGARGVISVAANVMPTEMSDMVNSALDADYVRSQELSNYLFDLMDVLFIEASPAPTKRALNLMGMDVGGLRMPINPISEANDVILQEVLKEYNLIE; via the coding sequence ATAAGTTTAGATGGAACACACGTTGCAATGATCACACCATTTGATCAAGATAATAACATAGATGAAGAAAAATATAGAAACTTTATAGACTTTCTAATAGATCATGGAGTAGATGGAATTGTAGCAGCAGGAACTACAGGTGAATCTGCAACAATGAGCCATGATGAACACCAAAAAGTAATAGACATAATGGTAGATCAAGCAAATGGACGTGTAACAACAATAGCAGGTGCAGGAAGTAATGCAACATCAGAAGCACTTGGTCTTGTAAAATATGTGGAAGATGCAGGAGCTGATGCAGCTTTAGTAATCACACCATACTATAATAAACCACAACAAAGTGGATTATATGATCATTACAAACTACTTGATGATGCAACTAATGTACCAATAATAGCATACAATGTACCATCAAGAACTGGAGTAGATCTATCTGTTGATACAATCATAAAACTAGCTCAGCTTGATGATATAATAGCAATTAAAGAAGCAAATCCAGACTTAAATAAGTTAGCTAATGTATTTAATTGCCTCAAAAAAGAGGAAATAACTGACTTCACAGTACTATCTGGAAATGATTCACTCACCCTACCAATGATTGCACAAGGAGCACGAGGAGTAATAAGTGTAGCAGCAAATGTAATGCCAACTGAAATGTCAGACATGGTAAACTCAGCATTAGATGCAGATTATGTTCGTTCACAGGAATTATCAAACTACTTATTTGATCTTATGGATGTACTATTCATTGAAGCAAGCCCAGCACCAACAAAAAGAGCATTAAATCTCATGGGAATGGATGTGGGTGGACTACGTATGCCAATAAATCCAATAAGTGAAGCAAATGACGTGATATTACAAGAAGTACTAAAAGAATACAACCTAATTGAATAA
- a CDS encoding aspartate kinase: MAIVVAKFGGTSVGTGERIQKAAKSVVNEYMQGNKVIVVVSAINKTTDESIKLVQDSMGKLVTEKQLAGILSMGEMQSVRIMAATIESLGVKAEYIDPFSEKWPVITDSNYLEAKIDKEKTEEKVLTYIEKLLDQGIIPVVCGFLGRDLDGNVTTLGRGGSDVSAFLLGQCIGADEVVIVTDVKGVMSTDPRKLNTARKLDKITVEEMIDLANYGAQVLHPNALRYKDPSIKAKIISFEYGDLRVQGTDIIGPAYPEEDVITITKLDEQLAVLAVVGEDLMNKPGILSSITERVNEHNLTIYGISTGESSITLFFKYDDALKAHEILHDLVINGDMLSSISLGQKIAMVSLVSHEFIDTPGIISNITKPLHEENINIVELSSSQTSVVIFVDWEDGERAYNLVKETLE, from the coding sequence ATGGCGATAGTTGTGGCAAAATTTGGAGGAACTTCGGTTGGAACCGGAGAGAGAATACAAAAAGCAGCAAAATCAGTAGTAAATGAATACATGCAGGGAAACAAGGTAATAGTTGTAGTATCTGCAATAAACAAGACAACAGATGAATCAATAAAGCTTGTACAAGACTCAATGGGAAAACTTGTAACAGAAAAGCAACTTGCAGGAATTCTTTCAATGGGAGAGATGCAAAGTGTAAGAATAATGGCAGCAACCATTGAATCTTTAGGTGTAAAAGCCGAATACATAGATCCATTCTCCGAGAAATGGCCAGTAATTACAGATAGCAACTACCTAGAAGCCAAGATTGACAAAGAAAAAACAGAAGAAAAAGTACTAACATACATAGAAAAACTACTAGATCAAGGAATAATACCAGTAGTCTGTGGATTCTTAGGTCGTGATCTTGATGGAAATGTTACAACACTAGGACGTGGAGGAAGTGATGTATCAGCATTCCTTCTTGGTCAATGTATAGGAGCAGATGAAGTTGTAATAGTTACAGATGTAAAAGGTGTAATGTCAACAGATCCACGAAAACTAAACACAGCACGAAAACTTGATAAAATTACAGTAGAAGAAATGATAGATCTTGCAAACTATGGAGCACAAGTACTACACCCAAATGCACTACGATACAAAGATCCATCAATAAAAGCAAAAATAATAAGCTTCGAATACGGAGACTTAAGAGTACAGGGGACTGATATTATAGGCCCAGCATACCCAGAAGAAGATGTAATAACAATAACAAAACTCGATGAACAACTAGCAGTACTTGCTGTAGTAGGCGAAGATCTGATGAACAAGCCAGGAATACTATCAAGTATCACAGAACGTGTAAATGAACATAACCTAACAATATATGGCATATCAACAGGTGAAAGTTCAATAACACTATTTTTCAAGTATGATGATGCTCTTAAAGCACATGAAATACTACATGATCTTGTAATAAATGGAGATATGTTAAGTTCAATATCTCTAGGACAAAAAATAGCCATGGTATCACTAGTAAGTCATGAGTTTATAGATACACCAGGCATTATATCAAACATAACCAAACCATTACATGAAGAAAATATAAATATAGTCGAATTATCATCCAGTCAAACATCAGTTGTAATATTTGTAGACTGGGAAGATGGAGAACGAGCATATAACTTAGTTAAGGAGACATTAGAATGA